The following proteins come from a genomic window of Lachnoclostridium phytofermentans ISDg:
- a CDS encoding glycerophosphodiester phosphodiesterase, with protein sequence MNKYTLAFRLLKKNYKTVLLFELFYKLIGSTVFTPLLLGMLNLALKLSGEQYLTNDNFFEFLRRPTTIGISLIVLLAVTLFTLFEMTALVQCFHASFHNNKMTVAQMFQAGYRSAFRLFRRRNGLIVVFVLFIIPITNFAIVSGYISSIKIPEFIMDYINNNRLLSVLFILCMILFAIIALRWIFSIHAFTLEGCNYKKARKESLRMNKGRYIKHAIGLIVWNISITLIVLLFTSLSIGAVALVIKSLTNSTIAYSMTLAIVAGVLLLLLIVFANFSVAISFAFISALYYKQKRYAGEEIPTYRSSDITFHKLKKVLVFSVLVAAVINVFYVSVVTNKNFDWNVQLFEHTQVSAHRGNSSIAPENTMPAFQSAIEQRADYIELDVQQTKDGVIVVAHDSNLKRISGKNINIWEVTYDEIKDIDVGSWFHSDFSSVRLSTLEEVIKETRGKIKLNIELKPSGHEVDFEKNVVDLIKKYKVEGDCVVASMSYDCLKQVKEYAPDIKTVYITTVAYGSLLTMEYADVYSIEATFVTSKLVNDIHRQGKEIYAWTVNNESSVQKVIDVGVDNVITDNPVMVRELIYSKSLNENIVDFIYRLINK encoded by the coding sequence GTGAACAAATATACCTTAGCATTTCGTTTGTTAAAAAAGAACTATAAAACTGTATTACTATTTGAATTATTTTATAAATTAATTGGATCCACTGTATTTACTCCATTGCTTCTTGGTATGTTAAATCTTGCCTTAAAGCTTTCGGGAGAACAATATCTAACTAATGATAATTTTTTCGAGTTTCTAAGAAGGCCTACAACGATAGGTATCAGCTTAATTGTCTTATTGGCTGTAACATTATTTACTTTATTTGAGATGACTGCCTTAGTTCAATGTTTTCATGCTTCGTTTCATAATAATAAGATGACGGTTGCACAAATGTTTCAGGCTGGCTATCGATCTGCTTTTCGATTATTTAGGAGAAGGAATGGACTAATTGTTGTATTTGTTTTATTTATTATCCCGATTACGAATTTTGCGATAGTGTCTGGTTATATTTCAAGTATCAAAATACCAGAATTTATTATGGATTATATCAACAACAATCGGTTGCTTTCGGTACTATTTATTTTATGTATGATCCTTTTTGCTATTATTGCATTGCGCTGGATTTTTAGTATTCATGCGTTTACACTAGAAGGTTGTAACTATAAAAAAGCAAGAAAAGAAAGCCTTCGAATGAATAAAGGACGTTATATTAAGCATGCCATAGGATTAATTGTATGGAATATATCCATAACTTTGATTGTGTTACTATTTACCTCTCTTTCCATTGGTGCAGTGGCTCTTGTAATTAAATCGTTAACCAATTCAACGATTGCCTATTCTATGACACTTGCTATTGTTGCAGGTGTGCTACTATTACTATTAATCGTGTTTGCCAATTTTTCAGTGGCTATATCTTTTGCATTTATCAGTGCATTATATTATAAACAAAAGAGATATGCAGGGGAGGAAATCCCAACTTATCGTTCTTCTGATATTACATTCCATAAGTTGAAAAAGGTATTAGTATTTAGCGTATTAGTTGCTGCAGTGATAAATGTCTTCTACGTATCTGTTGTAACCAATAAAAATTTTGATTGGAATGTACAATTATTTGAACATACACAGGTGTCCGCGCATCGTGGTAATTCTAGTATAGCGCCAGAGAATACCATGCCCGCATTCCAAAGTGCAATAGAACAACGAGCGGATTATATAGAACTTGATGTTCAACAGACGAAGGATGGAGTGATTGTAGTAGCGCATGATTCCAATTTGAAACGAATCTCTGGTAAAAATATAAATATATGGGAAGTTACCTACGATGAGATTAAAGATATCGACGTTGGAAGTTGGTTTCACAGTGACTTTTCTTCTGTTAGATTATCTACATTAGAAGAGGTAATTAAGGAGACAAGGGGTAAGATTAAATTAAATATTGAACTTAAGCCAAGTGGTCATGAAGTCGATTTTGAAAAGAATGTTGTTGACTTGATTAAAAAGTATAAGGTAGAGGGTGACTGTGTCGTAGCCTCGATGAGTTATGATTGTTTAAAACAGGTGAAGGAATATGCACCTGATATAAAAACAGTTTATATAACAACGGTTGCATACGGCTCCTTATTAACCATGGAGTATGCGGATGTTTATAGCATTGAAGCTACCTTTGTAACAAGTAAATTGGTAAATGACATTCACCGTCAAGGGAAAGAAATCTATGCTTGGACTGTGAATAATGAGAGTAGTGTACAGAAAGTGATCGATGTAGGTGTTGATAATGTCATTACGGATAATCCTGTTATGGTTCGTGAATTAATATATTCTAAGAGTTTAAATGAAAATATAGTAGATTTTATATATCGTCTCATTAATAAATAG
- a CDS encoding HAD family hydrolase — translation MRLAAILWDYDGTLVDSTKKNIRVTKEVLKHFIPEIEQHMPIALTSIDEYQKANYKYKNWKELYEHAYGLSMEQIEEAGKLWSPYQLQDDLNAELFQGLLEIIPRLPVKAQGICSQNSSKNIENTLDSYGLASFFPVIIGVDEVGFNEQKPNPSGYLKCLSKLGVDYEDSVLIYIGDHAEDVIFAKNAEKCLLEQLSEKNTNSTVKIITIGVNYSGSDASTWVVKPDYVVTSPKEIESIITEIIEN, via the coding sequence ATGAGATTAGCAGCGATACTGTGGGATTATGATGGTACTTTAGTCGATAGTACTAAAAAAAATATACGCGTTACAAAAGAGGTATTAAAGCACTTTATACCTGAAATCGAGCAACATATGCCGATAGCGCTAACCTCAATTGATGAATATCAAAAAGCAAATTATAAATATAAGAACTGGAAAGAATTATATGAACATGCATATGGGTTGTCTATGGAACAGATTGAAGAGGCAGGGAAGCTTTGGAGTCCTTATCAGCTACAGGATGATTTAAATGCAGAGTTGTTTCAGGGATTACTTGAAATAATTCCAAGGTTGCCAGTAAAAGCCCAGGGAATATGCTCTCAAAATAGTTCAAAAAACATAGAAAATACTTTAGATTCCTATGGACTAGCATCGTTCTTTCCTGTGATTATCGGTGTGGACGAAGTTGGTTTTAATGAACAAAAGCCGAACCCTTCGGGATATTTAAAATGTCTATCGAAGCTAGGGGTAGATTATGAAGATTCCGTATTAATTTATATTGGAGATCATGCAGAAGATGTTATTTTTGCTAAGAATGCAGAAAAGTGCTTGTTAGAACAGTTAAGTGAAAAGAACACAAATAGTACTGTGAAAATAATTACAATTGGAGTGAATTACAGCGGTTCAGATGCTTCCACATGGGTAGTGAAACCAGACTATGTTGTAACTTCGCCAAAGGAAATAGAAAGTATCATAACTGAAATTATTGAGAATTAG
- a CDS encoding histidine phosphatase family protein, with product MKLILIRHGEPNYSIDSLTEKGWREADFLSERISKLPISAIYCSPLGRAKDTAKATLRKLGTEAEILPWLREFDAPIELGGNEKKLVPWDFMPGYWTKQEEFYDRDRWFDNDLMKTGPVKEEYEKVAAGLDELLLKHGYQRDGRLYRAIPGSDDTIVLFCHLGITCVILSHLLGISAQLMWHGFFIAPTSVTIIETEERMNNEAFFRCREVGDTAHLYVKGEPVSNAGFFPRQPK from the coding sequence ATGAAACTAATTCTAATAAGACACGGAGAACCAAATTATTCGATTGATTCACTTACTGAAAAAGGATGGAGAGAAGCGGATTTTCTTTCTGAAAGAATCAGCAAGCTTCCAATTTCGGCAATTTATTGTTCACCTCTTGGAAGGGCAAAAGACACAGCAAAAGCAACATTACGAAAATTAGGTACCGAAGCTGAGATATTACCTTGGCTTAGAGAGTTCGATGCTCCAATTGAACTTGGTGGTAATGAAAAAAAGTTGGTACCGTGGGATTTTATGCCTGGTTATTGGACGAAACAAGAGGAATTTTACGACAGAGATCGATGGTTTGACAATGATTTGATGAAGACAGGACCGGTTAAGGAAGAGTATGAAAAAGTAGCTGCTGGACTTGATGAACTTTTATTAAAACATGGATATCAAAGAGATGGTAGATTATACCGAGCTATACCAGGAAGTGATGATACAATCGTGCTATTTTGCCACCTTGGAATTACTTGTGTTATACTTTCACATCTACTTGGAATCTCAGCACAATTAATGTGGCACGGATTCTTTATTGCACCTACTTCAGTTACTATAATAGAAACAGAAGAGCGTATGAATAATGAAGCATTCTTTCGCTGTAGGGAGGTAGGAGACACAGCTCATTTGTATGTGAAAGGAGAACCAGTGTCAAACGCTGGATTCTTTCCAAGACAGCCTAAGTAA